In Fibrobacter sp. UWB15, the following proteins share a genomic window:
- a CDS encoding RNA methyltransferase: MEFFDYYEKLFGERWPALLESLKGEGCAVELRFGDGLEPYFLDDASVFAAKALGVEPGDDVLDMCAAPGGKTLVIASLLKGEGSLQSNDRSPDRRLRLQRVIENSLPESWRSVIKVTGYDGVKFGLHKKECFDKILLDAPCSSDRHVLNSPTHLEVWSAKRVKRLSVEQGALLASAVDALKPGGTVVYGTCALSPMENDDVVKKILKKRPAMRFERIEDLLPGADRTEFGVHILPDHSQGRGPIYCAKLVKEK, encoded by the coding sequence ATGGAATTTTTCGATTACTACGAGAAGCTTTTTGGCGAACGATGGCCTGCCTTGCTGGAATCCCTGAAAGGTGAAGGGTGCGCGGTAGAGCTGCGTTTTGGCGATGGTTTGGAACCGTATTTTTTGGATGATGCTTCTGTTTTTGCGGCGAAAGCGCTAGGTGTTGAGCCTGGTGACGATGTGCTGGATATGTGTGCTGCCCCGGGTGGAAAAACGCTCGTGATTGCGTCTCTGCTTAAAGGCGAAGGATCCTTACAAAGTAACGACCGCTCGCCGGATCGCCGCTTAAGGCTTCAGCGCGTGATTGAAAATTCCTTACCCGAAAGTTGGCGTTCCGTCATCAAGGTGACTGGTTATGACGGCGTGAAGTTTGGGCTCCATAAAAAAGAATGCTTTGATAAGATTCTGCTGGACGCACCTTGTTCTTCGGACAGGCATGTGCTGAATTCGCCTACTCATTTGGAAGTGTGGTCTGCAAAACGGGTGAAACGGCTTTCTGTAGAGCAGGGGGCGCTCCTGGCTTCGGCTGTAGATGCTTTAAAACCGGGCGGAACTGTTGTCTATGGAACTTGTGCGCTGTCGCCTATGGAAAATGACGATGTTGTCAAGAAAATTTTGAAGAAGCGACCCGCCATGCGTTTCGAAAGAATCGAGGATCTGTTGCCAGGCGCCGACCGCACCGAATTTGGCGTACATATTCTGCCGGACCACTCGCAGGGCCGCGGCCCTATTTACTGTGCAAAGCTCGTGAAAGAAAAATAG